In the Pyrolobus fumarii 1A genome, one interval contains:
- a CDS encoding ATP-binding protein, with amino-acid sequence MEERPLGYVLDGATPVRATFVSSEPPKLGDYVVIRSTGIELLGFVENIGAKSVMLATTHSVKEPSFIQRLNELRLNGDTFFEARVRIVGDVNDPEFRNPRIPPPPGAPVYPAPRELLERIFGPGSRGYIRLGVLAARPDVPVYVDVNKMVTRHLAILAVTGAGKSNTVAVITDRIVRMGGTVLILDFHGEYVESDIGGGRVNVIEPRLNPRHLNIAELMILLGIESRYYHQERILRKAYARARESNEAFLDALRRAVEQLRGKEEPKALAAVLNKIEGLIERYRDILDEEAGDMLSRLRPGFANVLDLSRVDEDAADVIASHMLRRILQARKAHRVTGNGLPYPIFIVVEEAHILAPKDEDTLSKYWLARIAREGRKFGVGLCLVSQRPKNLDPDILSQANNKIILRIVEPSDQRYVQMATETLSDDLLEQLPSLNTGEAIVLGPMVRMPTLVRIDLYEGRKGGTDPDVVGEWLTAREMHQEHSQDPVLDLIEELTMKR; translated from the coding sequence GTGGAGGAGCGACCCCTTGGCTATGTGCTCGATGGCGCAACCCCAGTGAGGGCTACATTTGTCTCCTCGGAGCCCCCAAAGCTCGGAGATTATGTTGTCATACGGTCTACCGGGATAGAACTGCTGGGGTTCGTTGAGAACATTGGAGCAAAGAGTGTGATGCTTGCCACTACACACTCTGTTAAGGAGCCTAGCTTTATTCAACGCCTAAACGAGCTAAGACTTAACGGCGATACTTTCTTCGAAGCGAGAGTAAGGATAGTCGGCGATGTTAATGACCCGGAGTTTAGGAATCCCAGGATACCTCCGCCTCCTGGCGCCCCAGTTTACCCCGCGCCACGCGAGCTACTAGAGAGGATATTCGGACCTGGCAGCAGAGGATACATACGTCTCGGCGTTCTCGCGGCACGACCCGACGTGCCCGTCTATGTGGATGTTAACAAGATGGTTACTAGACACCTTGCTATACTGGCTGTGACGGGCGCCGGCAAGAGTAACACTGTCGCCGTGATAACTGATCGTATAGTGCGCATGGGCGGTACAGTACTCATACTAGACTTCCACGGTGAATATGTCGAGAGTGATATTGGAGGTGGGCGAGTCAACGTCATAGAGCCTAGGTTGAATCCACGCCACCTCAACATAGCCGAGCTCATGATACTCTTGGGGATAGAGTCTAGGTATTATCACCAGGAGCGCATCCTCCGCAAGGCGTACGCGAGAGCACGTGAGTCTAACGAGGCTTTCTTGGATGCACTTCGCAGGGCTGTCGAGCAACTAAGAGGCAAAGAAGAGCCTAAGGCACTCGCAGCTGTCCTCAACAAGATAGAGGGTCTCATAGAGAGGTATCGCGACATTCTCGATGAGGAAGCCGGCGATATGCTGTCTAGGCTTAGGCCGGGTTTCGCTAACGTCCTAGACCTTAGCAGGGTAGACGAGGACGCAGCCGACGTTATAGCCAGCCATATGCTGCGACGGATACTCCAGGCTAGAAAGGCGCACCGCGTCACGGGGAACGGCCTACCATATCCGATATTCATTGTCGTCGAAGAGGCTCACATACTAGCGCCTAAGGATGAGGACACTCTATCTAAGTACTGGTTGGCCAGGATAGCGAGAGAGGGTAGAAAGTTCGGAGTCGGCCTCTGCCTTGTTAGCCAGAGACCAAAGAACCTCGATCCGGATATACTAAGCCAAGCTAACAACAAGATAATCCTCCGGATAGTCGAGCCCAGCGACCAGAGATACGTCCAGATGGCAACCGAGACTCTTAGCGACGACCTCCTGGAGCAACTGCCGAGCCTCAATACCGGCGAGGCTATAGTGCTAGGCCCAATGGTTAGGATGCCGACTCTTGTACGCATAGACCTCTATGAGGGTAGGAAGGGTGGCACCGATCCTGACGTGGTTGGAGAGTGGCTTACTGCCAGAGAAATGCACCAGGAGCACAGTCAGGACCCGGTCTTGGATCTTATAGAGGAGCTTACGATGAAGAGGTGA
- a CDS encoding THUMP domain-containing protein, whose product MKLFNLIVAHTPGRSGYMEALRYLQAYIPGLRVYYTRQSIILAKVPDPYAAVETLKHKLPPDSPILRVIPVDEVTSPYIEDVLEVVKRLYPRRIPQDAYFAVKVEGRLMRRSGGEVGRLEAQREIGDIVDRPVRLKNPDFLILVKVVRLQSDLVYAAVMIAPPSSIYSKASAQS is encoded by the coding sequence GTGAAATTGTTCAACTTGATAGTGGCGCATACGCCCGGCAGGAGTGGATACATGGAAGCCCTTAGATACCTCCAGGCGTATATACCTGGACTACGTGTATACTATACTAGACAATCCATTATTTTGGCGAAGGTTCCAGACCCATACGCTGCCGTGGAGACCCTTAAACACAAACTACCGCCAGACTCGCCGATACTGCGCGTCATTCCGGTTGATGAGGTGACAAGCCCATATATAGAGGATGTGCTCGAGGTGGTGAAGAGGCTTTATCCTAGACGCATACCACAGGACGCGTATTTCGCCGTGAAGGTTGAAGGCAGACTGATGAGGCGTAGCGGCGGCGAAGTTGGAAGACTGGAGGCGCAACGAGAGATAGGGGATATTGTGGATAGGCCAGTAAGGCTTAAAAACCCGGACTTCCTCATACTTGTGAAGGTTGTCAGACTCCAGAGCGACCTTGTATACGCGGCTGTTATGATAGCACCTCCAAGTAGTATCTACAGCAAGGCTTCCGCGCAGAGCTAG
- a CDS encoding DUF488 family protein, protein MSRTVYTLGTSRRSLAELLSILRRLEADAVVDLRRFPRSRRYPWFNKEVLIRVLYERGIRYYWLGWLLGGKTVGDYTKYMCTREYKAGIKLLLEILDVSKNPVLLCAEMEWWRCHRRFVAESLHRRGYRVVHVLSHGFTEEHVGIEESVECY, encoded by the coding sequence GTGAGCAGAACGGTATACACGCTAGGGACTTCAAGACGAAGTCTTGCCGAACTCCTCTCGATACTAAGGAGGCTCGAAGCCGACGCAGTAGTAGACCTTAGGCGCTTCCCGCGTAGCAGGCGGTACCCCTGGTTCAACAAGGAGGTGTTGATTAGAGTGTTGTATGAGCGTGGTATACGCTACTATTGGCTCGGGTGGCTGCTAGGCGGTAAAACAGTGGGAGATTACACAAAGTACATGTGTACTCGCGAGTATAAAGCGGGTATCAAGCTGCTTCTAGAGATACTAGATGTTTCAAAGAATCCCGTTCTGCTATGCGCTGAGATGGAGTGGTGGAGGTGTCATAGGAGATTCGTAGCAGAGAGCCTGCATCGGCGCGGTTACCGTGTGGTACACGTACTGTCCCATGGATTTACTGAAGAGCATGTCGGTATAGAAGAGAGTGTTGAGTGCTACTAG